In Marivivens aquimaris, one genomic interval encodes:
- a CDS encoding invasion associated locus B family protein, whose product MINTLKPLATIALIAMGGAAFAQDAEPATDDAAATAETTSEATAEPTVPQPGQVYIKETSGDWEVRCMKAEEGNTDDCQIYQLLTDGDDNAVSEVKMFPLPEGNEVVAGAVIVVPLMTLIPEGVTLTVDGGQPQRYPFEFCNQAGCVSRIGLRAEELNSLKRGNKGTVRLVPAGASDGEEVLLDMSLTGFTAGFEQATAPR is encoded by the coding sequence ATGATCAACACGCTTAAACCGCTCGCAACGATCGCCCTGATCGCCATGGGTGGCGCCGCCTTTGCTCAGGACGCCGAGCCCGCCACCGACGATGCCGCCGCGACCGCAGAGACGACCAGCGAAGCGACCGCAGAGCCGACCGTCCCGCAGCCGGGTCAGGTCTATATCAAGGAAACCTCGGGCGACTGGGAAGTGCGCTGCATGAAGGCGGAAGAAGGCAACACCGACGACTGCCAGATCTACCAGCTTCTGACCGACGGTGACGATAATGCCGTTTCCGAAGTGAAGATGTTCCCGCTGCCCGAAGGTAACGAGGTCGTCGCTGGCGCTGTGATCGTCGTTCCGCTGATGACCCTGATCCCCGAAGGCGTGACGCTCACCGTCGATGGTGGCCAGCCGCAGCGCTACCCGTTCGAATTCTGTAACCAGGCTGGCTGCGTCTCGCGCATCGGTTTGCGTGCGGAAGAACTGAACAGCCTCAAGCGCGGCAACAAGGGCACCGTGCGCCTCGTTCCCGCCGGTGCTTCGGATGGCGAAGAAGTGCTGCTCGATATGTCGCTGACCGGCTTCACTGCTGGCTTCGAACAGGCGACCGCACCGCGCTAA
- a CDS encoding HlyC/CorC family transporter, producing MTTALDTAFWFTAAGILVLLVLSAFFSGSETALTAASRGKLRAAADKGSRSAENALEVTEDSERLIGSILLGNNVVNILATSLATALLTKVFGQNGVAVATLAMTLLVLIFAEVLPKTYAITNAETVASRVAAPIKFVILIFSPIVSAVRLLVRLVLRVFGVDTDPNSHILAVREEIAGALNLGHSEGVVEKEDRDRILGALDLSDRFVEEVMTHRSNIEMLDADLPVTEILDRVLESPHTRLPLYRNEMENVVGVLHAKDLLRALNRMMADGRIEPEEMANFNILDVAMEPYFIPETTTLDDQMRQFLKRKSHFALVVDEYGGLEGLITLEDILEEIVGEIADEFDEEDNDQITETEDGAVIVDGAMTIRDLNRARDWNLPDDEANTVAGLVIHEAQLIPLRGQVFSFHGFRFEVLEKERNRVATVKIRPLG from the coding sequence ATGACTACGGCTCTCGACACTGCATTCTGGTTCACTGCCGCCGGCATCCTTGTGCTGCTGGTGCTTTCGGCGTTCTTCTCGGGCTCCGAAACCGCGCTGACGGCTGCCAGCCGCGGCAAGCTGCGCGCTGCCGCCGACAAAGGCTCCCGCTCCGCCGAAAACGCGCTGGAGGTGACAGAAGACAGCGAGCGCCTGATCGGCTCGATCCTACTGGGCAACAACGTGGTCAACATTCTTGCGACCTCGCTGGCGACCGCCCTGCTCACGAAGGTATTCGGCCAGAACGGTGTGGCTGTCGCAACGCTGGCGATGACCCTGCTCGTGCTGATTTTTGCCGAAGTGCTGCCGAAAACCTACGCGATCACCAATGCCGAAACCGTGGCGAGCCGTGTCGCGGCCCCGATCAAGTTCGTCATCCTGATCTTTTCGCCCATCGTGTCTGCGGTCCGCCTTTTGGTGCGCCTGGTCCTGCGCGTCTTTGGCGTCGACACCGACCCGAACAGCCACATCCTCGCCGTCCGCGAAGAAATCGCGGGCGCGCTGAACCTTGGCCACTCCGAAGGCGTGGTGGAAAAGGAAGACCGCGACCGTATCCTCGGCGCGCTCGACCTGTCCGACCGCTTTGTTGAAGAGGTGATGACCCACCGCTCCAACATTGAAATGCTGGACGCCGATCTTCCCGTCACCGAGATCCTCGACCGCGTGCTGGAAAGCCCGCACACCCGCCTGCCGCTCTATCGCAACGAGATGGAAAACGTCGTCGGTGTCCTCCACGCCAAAGACCTGCTGCGCGCCCTCAACCGCATGATGGCCGACGGCCGGATCGAGCCCGAGGAAATGGCGAACTTCAACATCCTCGACGTGGCGATGGAGCCGTACTTCATCCCCGAAACCACCACGCTCGACGACCAGATGCGTCAGTTCCTGAAACGCAAATCGCACTTTGCACTGGTGGTGGACGAATATGGCGGGCTGGAAGGTCTCATCACGCTGGAGGACATCCTTGAGGAAATCGTCGGCGAGATTGCCGACGAATTCGACGAAGAAGACAACGACCAGATCACCGAAACCGAAGACGGCGCGGTGATCGTTGACGGTGCGATGACCATCCGCGACCTCAACCGTGCGCGCGACTGGAACCTACCCGATGACGAGGCGAACACCGTTGCGGGCCTTGTCATCCACGAGGCGCAACTGATCCCGCTGCGTGGTCAGGTATTCAGCTTCCACGGCTTTCGGTTCGAGGTTCTGGAGAAGGAACGCAACCGCGTTGCAACCGTGAAGATACGTCCGCTCGGCTAA
- a CDS encoding site-specific tyrosine recombinase XerD, whose amino-acid sequence MLHWVQAFLEAQAAELDAATNTQLAYARDLKDFAGWLERRDVHFATVMQDQVEGYLIACEAEGLAQSTRARRLSAIKQLYRFAFEEGWREDNPAIQIRGPGKTKKLPKTLTVEDVDKLLHAARTHGREVARNTCLMELLYATGMRVTELVSLPVAAVRGDPQMVLVRGKGGKERMVPLSDPARAAITDWLIERDNAEELARRKGQPASKFLFPSRGKDGHLTRHRFFMLIKELAVASGISPASVTPHTLRHAFATHLLEGGADLRVIQTMLGHADLATTEIYTHVVDERLKSLVLEHHPLARKSGKTT is encoded by the coding sequence ATGCTTCATTGGGTGCAGGCATTCCTTGAAGCGCAGGCGGCAGAGCTCGATGCGGCCACCAACACCCAACTGGCCTACGCCCGCGACCTCAAGGATTTCGCCGGCTGGCTGGAACGGCGCGATGTCCATTTCGCGACAGTCATGCAGGATCAGGTCGAAGGCTATCTGATCGCTTGCGAGGCCGAGGGGCTGGCCCAATCCACCCGCGCCCGCCGCCTGTCCGCGATCAAACAACTCTACCGTTTCGCGTTCGAAGAAGGCTGGCGAGAGGACAACCCCGCCATCCAGATCCGCGGTCCGGGGAAGACAAAGAAGCTGCCGAAAACGCTCACCGTGGAAGACGTCGACAAACTGCTCCACGCCGCGCGGACCCACGGGCGCGAAGTGGCGCGGAACACCTGCCTCATGGAACTGCTCTACGCCACAGGGATGCGCGTGACCGAACTGGTCAGCCTGCCCGTCGCCGCCGTCAGGGGCGATCCGCAGATGGTCTTGGTGCGCGGTAAAGGCGGCAAAGAGCGGATGGTCCCACTGTCCGACCCCGCCCGCGCGGCCATAACCGACTGGCTGATCGAACGCGACAACGCCGAGGAACTCGCCCGCCGCAAAGGCCAGCCCGCCTCGAAATTCCTGTTTCCCTCGCGCGGTAAGGACGGCCACCTTACGCGGCACCGGTTCTTTATGCTGATCAAGGAACTGGCCGTCGCGTCGGGCATTTCGCCCGCATCGGTCACGCCCCACACGCTGCGCCACGCCTTCGCCACGCACCTGCTCGAAGGCGGCGCGGACTTGCGCGTCATCCAGACCATGCTCGGCCATGCAGACCTCGCGACCACGGAAATCTACACCCATGTGGTCGACGAGCGCTTGAAATCACTGGTGCTCGAACATCACCCGCTGGCGCGAAAGAGCGGCAAGACAACTTGA